The Canis lupus familiaris isolate Mischka breed German Shepherd chromosome X, alternate assembly UU_Cfam_GSD_1.0, whole genome shotgun sequence genome has a segment encoding these proteins:
- the LOC491827 gene encoding histone H2A-Bbd type 1-like, translating into MSGERGPGHSRRPRRHGLSRSRRAELQFPVSHVDRLLREGCYAHRLSSSTPVFLTGILEYLTSNILELVGQEACNSHKMRITPEHMQKALGNNQYLSQLFEENTYSQGDGMVQARKWSGPGTGADSRI; encoded by the coding sequence ATGTCTGGAGAAAGAGGCCCCGGGCATTCCCGTAGACCGAGGAGGCACGGCCTGTCCCGCTCCAGAAGAGCCGAACTGCAGTTCCCCGTCAGCCACGTGGACCGCCTCCTGCGCGAGGGTTGCTACGCCCACCGCTTAAGCTCATCCACACCTGTGTTCCTGACCGGCATCCTAGAGTACCTGACATCCAACATCCTGGAGCTCGTGGGCCAGGAGGCCTGCAACAGCCACAAGATGCGCATCACCCCCGAGCACATGCAGAAGGCCCTGGGCAACAACCAGTACCTGAGCCAACTCTTTGAGGAGAACACCTACTCCCAGGGGGATGGGATGGTCCAGGCCAGGAAGTGGTCAGGCCCGGGCACTGGGGCCGACAGCCGCATCTAG
- the H2AP gene encoding huntingtin-interacting protein M, which produces MEPNPANIMSGNKNHESSNQTQAHLVTTELQFPVSYVDRLLQEDQRTHCLSSTSTEFLLAMLDSLTDYILERVGTEANNNNMQTAPQDVERAVGSNREPQQCLKDTAFTLFDEMPRSRRNG; this is translated from the coding sequence ATGGAGCCAAACCCTGCCAACATCATGTCAGGGAACAAAAACCATGAGAGCTCCAATCAGACTCAAGCCCATCTTGTAACAACTGAGCTGCAGTTCCCTGTGAGCTATGTGGACCGCCTCCTGCAGGAAGATCAGCGCACCCACTGCCTAAGTTCAACATCTACTGAATTCCTCCTTGCCATGCTCGACTCCCTCACCGACTACATCCTGGAGCGTGTAGGCACTGAGGCCAATAACAACAACATGCAGACTGCCCCACAAGATGTGGAGAGAGCAGTGGGCAGCAACAGAGAGCCCCAACAATGCCTGAAGGATACAGCCTTCACTCTGTTTGATGAGATGCCTAGATCCAGGAGAAATGGCTAA